From a region of the Pseudoclavibacter endophyticus genome:
- a CDS encoding AraC family transcriptional regulator produces the protein MNDAGASPVVGSEEHRRAEPVREVGFRATTIEEAHAIGEGIWYEHRLAPRRNVSEFTFAATSLDLGGMRLGTLHYSAPIRIETAPYVNWYQLNVPLRGTLRTAVGDRNVETTPTRAAVYGHDVDTAFAGFERPSVMLGVKLERAAVERAAARLLCPEGQPIPAFEAAVDLVEGPGRAWLRLARRVMAAARRPEGLNPVLAEHLADRLITDFVVLSARREHGGITPSASTAGTASTSRDAVLGASALETATHAIEAARGAPLSLEMLAVLAGVGGRALQQAFRRVHGESPMAYQTRVRLERVRADLLAADPRTGRVAEIAMRHGFAHLGRFAEQYARAYGERPGDTLRRG, from the coding sequence GTGAACGACGCAGGGGCATCCCCGGTGGTCGGCTCCGAGGAGCACCGGCGGGCCGAGCCGGTTCGCGAGGTGGGCTTTCGGGCGACGACGATCGAGGAGGCCCACGCGATCGGCGAAGGAATCTGGTACGAGCACCGCCTGGCTCCTCGGCGCAACGTGAGCGAATTCACCTTCGCCGCGACCTCGCTCGACCTCGGCGGCATGCGCCTTGGAACGCTGCACTACTCGGCGCCCATACGGATCGAGACCGCGCCGTACGTGAACTGGTACCAGCTGAACGTACCGCTGCGCGGCACGCTGCGTACGGCGGTGGGCGACCGCAACGTCGAGACGACGCCGACTCGGGCCGCCGTCTACGGGCACGACGTCGACACCGCGTTCGCCGGTTTCGAGCGCCCATCGGTCATGCTCGGCGTGAAGCTCGAGCGGGCAGCGGTCGAGCGCGCGGCGGCGCGACTGTTGTGCCCGGAGGGCCAGCCGATTCCCGCGTTCGAGGCCGCGGTCGACCTCGTCGAGGGGCCCGGCCGGGCGTGGCTGCGGCTCGCGCGGCGCGTCATGGCGGCCGCTCGCCGCCCCGAGGGTCTCAATCCCGTGCTCGCCGAGCACCTCGCCGACCGGCTCATCACCGATTTCGTCGTGCTCAGCGCTCGGCGGGAGCACGGCGGTATCACGCCCTCGGCTTCGACGGCGGGCACGGCGTCGACGAGCCGCGATGCGGTGCTGGGCGCGAGCGCCCTCGAAACGGCGACGCACGCGATCGAGGCTGCCAGGGGCGCACCGCTCAGCCTGGAAATGCTCGCCGTGCTCGCGGGCGTCGGCGGTCGGGCCCTGCAGCAGGCGTTCCGGCGCGTGCACGGCGAGAGCCCAATGGCGTACCAGACCCGGGTGCGGCTCGAGCGCGTGCGCGCCGACCTGCTCGCCGCCGACCCGCGCACGGGCCGCGTCGCCGAGATCGCGATGCGGCACGGCTTCGCGCACCTGGGTCGGTTCGCGGAGCAGTACGCGCGCGCCTACGGCGAGCGCCCCGGCGACACGCTGCGCCGAGGCTGA
- a CDS encoding dolichyl-phosphate-mannose--protein mannosyltransferase, giving the protein MTDATNVSSAAGRDDDSAGDEAPATATATAVDERSDGAARAGDESLVATPAPRTGSWFDDTWRRMTATPRLLRRTEWIMLGAVTLLAALLRLVGLSHPGSLVFDETFYVKDAWTLVNLGYEGTWPENANDSWAAGDPNTYSSDASYVVHPPFGKLVIGLGLLLFGAENPFAWRASVAIIGVAAVVLLWFVARKLLGSPVLATIGAGMLAIDGHAIVMSRVAILDGILMFFVLLGAYFVLLDRDDQRGQLQGRILAWRRTDGPPEGRGPDGLPLAPVPTPFWSTARAPTWPTLGPDWGPVLWARPWLLAAAVTFALASSVKWSGLYFLAAFCLYTIAVDALERRRQGVTFWLSAAVLKQGPASFVITIPAALAVYIASWSGWLATTGGFYRTWAEEAGHAWTGLLSWVPLPLQSLWHYSVEAYRFHTGLGADHPYQSSPLEWPFLIRPTAFSYTYSDPSPSCSGVETCVEAITSISNPLIWWSGTVAILFIAIMSFLQPRWQYGFVLVGFAAGYLPWMAYLQRQAVFHFYAIVYLPFMILAVLFVFQTIAGTPDSPRRLRTAGVAAIGGVVVLFALVSALFLPVWTGMLIPDWYWSLTHWLPGWK; this is encoded by the coding sequence GTGACAGATGCGACGAACGTGTCCTCGGCGGCCGGGAGGGACGATGACTCGGCCGGCGACGAGGCACCCGCCACCGCCACCGCCACGGCCGTCGACGAACGAAGCGACGGCGCGGCCCGAGCCGGCGACGAGTCGCTCGTCGCGACCCCCGCTCCGCGGACGGGCTCGTGGTTCGACGACACCTGGCGGCGCATGACCGCGACGCCCCGACTGCTGCGCCGCACCGAATGGATCATGCTCGGCGCCGTCACCCTCCTCGCCGCGCTCCTGCGCCTCGTCGGCCTCTCGCATCCGGGGTCGCTCGTCTTCGACGAGACGTTCTACGTGAAGGACGCGTGGACCCTCGTCAACCTCGGCTACGAGGGCACCTGGCCCGAGAACGCCAACGACTCGTGGGCCGCGGGAGATCCGAACACCTACTCGTCGGACGCGTCGTACGTCGTGCATCCGCCGTTCGGCAAGCTCGTCATCGGCCTCGGCCTGCTCCTCTTCGGCGCCGAGAACCCGTTCGCCTGGCGCGCGAGCGTCGCGATCATCGGCGTCGCGGCCGTCGTGCTGCTGTGGTTTGTCGCGCGCAAGCTGCTCGGCTCGCCGGTGCTCGCGACGATCGGTGCCGGGATGCTCGCGATCGACGGCCATGCCATCGTCATGAGCCGCGTGGCGATTCTCGACGGCATCCTCATGTTCTTCGTGCTGCTCGGCGCGTACTTCGTGCTCCTCGACCGCGACGATCAGCGGGGGCAGCTGCAGGGGCGCATTCTGGCGTGGCGGCGCACCGACGGCCCGCCGGAGGGTCGCGGCCCCGACGGCTTGCCCCTCGCGCCCGTGCCGACCCCCTTCTGGTCGACGGCCAGGGCCCCGACGTGGCCGACCCTCGGTCCCGATTGGGGGCCCGTGCTGTGGGCTCGCCCCTGGCTGCTCGCGGCCGCCGTCACCTTCGCGCTCGCCTCGAGCGTCAAGTGGTCGGGCCTGTACTTCCTCGCGGCCTTCTGCCTGTACACGATCGCCGTCGATGCCCTCGAGCGGCGCCGCCAGGGCGTCACCTTCTGGCTCAGTGCGGCGGTGCTCAAGCAGGGGCCCGCGTCATTCGTCATCACGATCCCCGCGGCGCTCGCGGTGTATATCGCATCGTGGAGCGGTTGGCTCGCCACGACCGGCGGTTTCTACCGCACCTGGGCGGAAGAGGCGGGCCACGCCTGGACCGGGCTGCTCTCCTGGGTGCCGCTCCCATTGCAGAGTCTCTGGCACTACTCGGTCGAGGCGTACCGGTTCCACACCGGCCTCGGCGCCGACCACCCGTATCAGTCGTCGCCGCTCGAATGGCCGTTCCTGATCCGCCCGACGGCGTTCAGCTATACGTACAGCGATCCGAGCCCGTCGTGCTCGGGCGTCGAGACGTGCGTCGAGGCGATCACTTCGATCTCGAACCCGCTCATCTGGTGGTCGGGCACCGTCGCGATCCTCTTTATCGCGATCATGTCGTTCCTGCAGCCGCGATGGCAGTACGGCTTCGTGCTCGTCGGCTTCGCGGCCGGCTACCTGCCGTGGATGGCGTACCTGCAGCGGCAGGCCGTCTTTCACTTCTACGCGATCGTGTACCTGCCGTTCATGATCCTGGCGGTGCTGTTCGTGTTCCAGACGATCGCCGGCACGCCCGACTCCCCGCGCCGTCTCCGCACGGCGGGGGTCGCGGCTATCGGCGGCGTCGTCGTGCTCTTCGCGCTCGTATCGGCGCTCTTCCTGCCCGTGTGGACCGGGATGCTGATCCCCGACTGGTACTGGTCCCTCACCCACTGGCTTCCCGGGTGGAAGTAG